In one Lolium rigidum isolate FL_2022 chromosome 3, APGP_CSIRO_Lrig_0.1, whole genome shotgun sequence genomic region, the following are encoded:
- the LOC124700444 gene encoding serine carboxypeptidase-like 19 — MPKLRRRRKKQIMSFRLLRARTAGHCHFLPLLLLHLVPGFLLLLFLRPASASAPTVVTHLPGYDGPLPFNLETGYVGVEEETGTELFYYFVESERSPGTDPVLLWLTGGPRCSVIMGLAFEIGPLRFVRAPYSGGLPELVYNPHSWTKMANILLLDSPAGSGFSYARDPKGYDVGDYSSSLHVQRFLNKWFTDHPQYLSNPFYLAGDSYAGKVIPLIAQDISEGIEMGQQPIINLKGYMVGNPITDPMFDENFRIPSAHGFGLISDQIYETARKSCKGDYVNPSNRMCAEVLHTINNLISEISIEHILYDKCDVVVTPNSVNDNSRRKFLLEDYIQISKPPSRPPVDCFTYGYYLAYFWMNNNLTRNALGIKEGTVGEWIQCNVGLPYTFEIRSSVEYHLNLTTRGYRALVYSGDHDLEAPFLGTHAWIRSLNLSIVDDWRAWHLNGQAAGFTIKYENNMTFATVKGAGHTAPEYRPEECFAMAQRWLDNEPL; from the exons ATGCCCAAATTAAGGCGCAGACGGAAGAAGCAAATTATGTCCTTCAGGCTTCTCCGGGCGCGTACCGCCGGGCATTGCCACTTCTTGCCGCTGCTCCTGCTGCATCTCGTCCCCGGCTTCCTGCTTCTGCTGTTCTTGCGCCCGGCCTCGGCGTCTGCGCCGACAGTCGTCACGCACCTGCCAGGATACGATGGGCCTCTGCCCTTCAACCTCGAAACAGG GTAcgtgggcgtggaggaggagaccGGAACGGAGCTCTTCTACTACTTCGTCGAGTCGGAAAGGAGCCCCGGCACGGACCCCGTACTCCTGTGGCTGACTGGCGGGCCCCGCTGCTCCGTCATCATGGGCCTGGCCTTCGAGATCG GTCCTCTAAGGTTTGTGCGGGCACCGTATAGTGGTGGTTTGCCGGAGTTGGTCTATAACCCACATTCATGGACCAAG ATGGCAAACATCCTCTTGTTGGACTCTCCAGCTGGCTCAGGTTTCTCGTATGCGCGTGATCCCAAGGGCTACGATGTCGGAGACTACTCATCTTCTCTCCATGTCCAAAGATTTTTGAATAAG TGGTTCACGGATCACCCGCAGTACCTTTCGAATCCTTTCTACCTTGCTGGAGATTCATATGCTGGAAAGGTGATTCCACTTATTGCACAAGACATTTCGGAAG gaaTTGAAATGGGGCAGCAGCCTATCATCAATCTAAAG GGATATATGGTCGGCAACCCTATAACAGACCCGATGTTTGATGAAAATTTCAGAATTCCAAGTGCTCATGGCTTCGGTCTAATATCTGATCAAATATATGAG ACTGCAAGGAAGAGTTGCAAAGGAGACTATGTAAACCCATCGAACAGAATGTGTGCTGAGGTTCTGCATACTATCAACAAT CTCATTTCTGAAATTTCAATTGAGCACATCTTGTATGACAAATGTGACGTTGTTGTCACGCCAAATTCCGTAAATGATAATTCAAGAAGAAAGTTTTTGTTGGAAGATTATATCCAGATAAGCAAGCCACCTAGTCGACCTCCAGTAGATTGTTTT ACATATGGCTACTACCTAGCTTACTTTTGGATGAACAACAACTTGACTAGAAATGCTCTTGGGATTAAGGAG GGAACAGTCGGCGAGTGGATACAATGCAATGTAGGACTTCCCTACACATTTGAGATCCGGAGCAGCGTAGAGTACCATCTTAACCTCACCACGAGAGGTTATCGTGCACTTGTGTACAG TGGAGACCATGATCTCGAAGCACCATTTCTTGGCACGCATGCATGGATAAGATCCTTGAACTTGTCCATCGTTGATGACTGGAGAGCATGGCATCTCAATGGGCAGGCTGCAGG ATTTACCATAAAATACGAGAACAATATGACATTTGCCACGGTGAAG GGTGCTGGTCATACTGCTCCAGAGTACCGGCCAGAAGAATGCTTTGCCATGGCACAAAGGTGGTTGGACAATGAGCCTCTCTGA